Proteins co-encoded in one Corylus avellana chromosome ca9, CavTom2PMs-1.0 genomic window:
- the LOC132162181 gene encoding E3 ubiquitin-protein ligase PUB24-like, which translates to MDDIQVPHYFICPISLQIMKDPVTAITGITYDRESIEHWLFIGKNTTCPVSKQPLPRDSGLTPNHTLRRLIQAWCTQNASHGINRIPTPKAPLDKFQVIKLIKHLSKPQLQLKTVRQLELLAVGSERNRNPMVEAGVPKAMLLFIATCFKNAQINGVEEALSVLNFIPVPSRELKQVLAENDCIINSLTWVLFYEMENHAAVRSHAMIVLKRIIKPGSSSAVLKTLKPEFFKTIVGVLRSGNITQEGINAALHVLLEASAWGRNRIMMAEAGAAFELIELELGLPERRTTELILGILFHLCCCADGRAQFLSHSGSIAVVSKRILTVSAAADHRAVLILSTICKFSAATYPLLQEMLRVGAVAKLCLLLQADCAAYLKEKAREILRSHSKEWKDSPSFGVNPREIYI; encoded by the coding sequence ATGGATGACATTCAAGTTCCTCACTACTTTATCTGCCCTATATCCCTCCAAATCATGAAAGATCCTGTGACGGCAATTACGGGCATCACCTATGATAGAGAAAGTATCGAGCACTGGCTGTTCATAGGCAAGAACACGACATGTCCGGTCAGCAAACAGCCGTTGCCAAGAGACTCCGGGTTAACCCCTAACCACACATTACGCCGCCTAATCCAGGCTTGGTGCACCCAAAACGCCTCCCACGGCATCAACCGGATTCCAACGCCGAAGGCGCCGCTCGACAAGTTTCAAGTCATCAAACTCATCAAACACCTTTCGAAACCTCAGCTCCAGCTGAAAACCGTCAGACAGTTGGAGCTCCTAGCCGTCGGGAGCGAAAGAAACAGGAATCCTATGGTGGAAGCCGGCGTTCCGAAAGCCATGTTGTTGTTTATTGCCACGTGTTTCAAGAACGCCCAGATAAACGGCGTTGAAGAGGCTCTCAGCGTGCTCAACTTTATCCCGGTTCCTTCGAGAGAACTAAAGCAAGTTCTTGCTGAGAATGATTGTATTATCAATTCTCTGACGTGGGTTTTATTTTATGAGATGGAAAATCATGCGGCAGTGAGATCCCATGCAATGATCGTGTTGAAAAGAATCATCAAGCCAGGGAGCTCAAGCGCTGTATTAAAAACGTTGAAGCCAGAATTCTTTAAAACGATTGTAGGAGTTTTGAGGAGTGGAAATATCACTCAAGAAGGAATTAATGCTGCTTTGCATGTGTTGTTAGAGGCATCTGCTTGGGGAAGAAATCGAATAATGATGGCGGAAGCTGGCGCAGCGTTTGAGCTCATTGAGCTTGAATTGGGTTTGCCGGAGAGGAGAACCACCGAGCTCATTTTAGGAATACTATTTCATCTATGTTGTTGCGCCGATGGGAGAGCTCAGTTTCTGAGCCATAGTGGAAGCATTGCGGTTGTGTCAAAGAGGATCTTGACTGTTTCAGCAGCAGCCGACCATCGGGCGGTTCTGATCCTTTCAACGATTTGTAAGTTCTCTGCAGCGACATATCCGTTGCTTCAGGAGATGTTAAGGGTTGGGGCTGTGGCAAAGCTTTGCTTGCTGCTCCAAGCTGACTGTGCCGCATACTTGAAAGAGAAAGCAAGGGAAATCCTGAGATCTCATTCGAAGGAGTGGAAGGATTCTCCTTCCTTTGGTGTTAATCCTCGAGAGATCTATATCTAA
- the LOC132162563 gene encoding E3 ubiquitin-protein ligase PUB24-like produces MDDIEVPHYFICPISLQIMKDPVTVITGITYDRESIEHWLFTGKNTTCPVSKQPLPRDSGLTPNHTLRRLIQAWCTQNASHGIDRIPTPKPPLDKFQVIKLIKHLSKPQLQLKTVRQLELLAAGSERNRNPMVEAGVPKAMLLFIATCFKNQQINGVEEALSVLNYIPVPSEELNQVLAENDCIIDSLTWVLCCEMENHAAVRSHAMIVLKTIIKPGSSSAVLETLKPEFFKAIVGILRSGNITQEGINAALHVLLEASAWGRNRIMMAEAGAAFELIELELGLPERRTTELILGILFHLCCCADGRAQFLSHSGSIAVVSKRILTVSAAVDDRAVLILSMISKFSAGTYPVLQEMLRVGAVAKLCLLLQIDCAAYLKEKAREILRSHSKEWKDSPCFGVNPRQIYI; encoded by the coding sequence ATGGATGACATTGAAGTTCCTCACTACTTTATCTGCCCTATATCCCTCCAAATCATGAAAGACCCCGTGACGGTCATTACAGGCATCACCTACGATAGAGAAAGCATCGAGCATTGGCTGTTCACAGGCAAGAACACGACATGTCCGGTCAGCAAACAGCCGCTGCCGAGAGACTCCGGGTTAACCCCTAACCACACATTACGCCGCCTGATCCAGGCTTGGTGCACCCAAAACGCCTCCCACGGCATCGACCGGATTCCGACGCCGAAGCCGCCGCTCGACAAGTTTCAAGTCATCAAACTCATCAAACACCTTTCGAAACCTCAGCTCCAACTGAAAACCGTCAGACAGTTGGAGCTCCTCGCGGCCGGGAGCGAAAGGAACAGGAATCCTATGGTGGAAGCCGGAGTGCCGAAAGCCATGTTGTTGTTTATTGCCACGTGTTTCAAGAACCAGCAAATAAACGGCGTTGAAGAAGCTCTCAGCGTGCTCAACTATATCCCGGTTCCTTCGGAAGAACTAAATCAAGTTCTTGCGGAGAATGATTGTATTATCGATTCTCTAACGTGGGTTTTATGTTGTGAGATGGAAAATCATGCGGCAGTGAGATCCCATGCGATGATCGTGTTGAAAACAATCATCAAGCCAGGGAGCTCAAGCGCTGTATTAGAAACGTTGAAGCCAGAATTCTTTAAAGCGATTGTAGGAATTTTGAGGAGTGGGAATATCACTCAAGAAGGAATTAATGCTGCTTTGCATGTGTTGTTAGAGGCATCTGCTTGGGGAAGAAATCGAATAATGATGGCGGAAGCTGGCGCAGCATTTGAGCTCATTGAGCTTGAATTAGGGTTGCCGGAGAGGAGAACCACTGAGCTCATTTTAGGAATACTATTTCATCTATGTTGTTGCGCCGATGGGAGAGCTCAGTTTCTGAGCCACAGTGGAAGCATTGCGGTTGTGTCCAAGAGGATCTTGACGGTTTCAGCGGCGGTTGACGATCGGGCGGTTCTGATCCTTTCAATGATTTCTAAGTTCTCTGCAGGGACATATCCGGTGCTTCAGGAGATGTTGAGGGTTGGGGCTGTGGCAAAGCTTTGCTTGCTGCTCCAAATTGACTGTGCCGCATACTTGAAAGAGAAAGCAAGGGAAATCCTGAGATCTCATTCGAAGGAGTGGAAGGATTCTCCTTGCTTTGGTGTTAATCCACGACAGATCTATATCTAA
- the LOC132162247 gene encoding U-box domain-containing protein 26-like → MDQRGSESPPSALACAFVSSGPSVPASYTENPSQSSTLTASDVEALIHQVLSRSSTALSVTSVGQLCELGLELTFSNKGVDVQDPQTGQLIGTGRKIGCLFELSFLQTPTHLAGAVTTLIASSNLWHERLGYASLPRVQLLASQERKHRHILNTVRALLIFASLPERFWGEAALTAIYTINRVPSLTIHNQTPYERLYGSTPNYSLLRVFGCICFVTLPPHERTKLEPRSRLCCFLGYGITQKYNSSSLDEPSTTASNLPDSTTNPPAASHTPKPSHELRRSDRVRAPPTHLHDYHCFSVFTTIHEPHSYREASVDPLWQKAMSDELDALSKTHTWDLVDLPLEKFAVGSLRRLIQAWCTQNASHGIDRIPTPKPPLDKFQVIKLIKHLSKPQLQLETVRQLELLAAGSERNRNPMVEAGVPKAMLLFIATCFKNQQINGVEEALSVLNFIPVPSGELKQDLSENDCIIDSLTWVLCCEMENHAAVRSHAMIVLKTIIKPGSSSAVLETLKPEFFKAIVGVLRSGNITQEGINAALHVLLEASAWGRNRIMMLEAGAAFELIELELGLPERRTTELILGILFHLCCCADGRAQFLSHSGSIAVLSKRILTVSAAADDRAVLILSMICKFSAGTYPVLQEMLRVGAVAKLCLLLQIDCAAYLKEKAREILRSHSKEWKHSPCFGVNPREIYI, encoded by the exons ATGGACCAGAGAGGATCCGAATCCCCTCCCTCCGCCCTTGCATGCGCAT TTGTTTCATCTGGTCCCTCTGTACCTGCATCTTACACTGAGAACCCATCTCAATCCTCTACTCTCACTGCATCTGACGTTGAGGCATTAATTCATCAGGTTCTATCTCGTTCCTCTACTGCCTTGTCCGTCACATCAG TTGGCCAACTTTGTGAACTAGGTTTGGAGTTGACATTTTCTAACAAGGGTGttgatgtgcaggatccacagacgggTCAACTAATTGGGACCGGCCGTAAGATTGGATGTCTTTTTGAGCTTTCATTCTTGCAAACTCCTACTCACTTAGCAGGTGCTGTCACAACACTCATTGCCTCTTCCAACTTATGGCATGAACGTTTGGGTTATGCCTCTCTACCACGTGTCCAACTTCTTGCATCTCAAG AACGCAAACATCGTCACATCTTAAACACTGTAAGAGCTCTTCTCATCTTTGCTTCACTTCCTGAACGCTTTTGGGGTGAGGCTGCTCTCACTGCTATCTACACGATTAATCGTGTGCCTTCCCTGACTATTCACAACCAAACTCCTTATGAGCGCTTGTATGGTAGCACACCTAACTATTCTTTGCTTCGCGTCTTTGGTTGTATCTGTTTTGTCACTCTTCCTCCACATGAGCGTACTAAACTTGAACCCCGCTCTCGCTTGTGTTGCTTCCTTGGTTATGGCATCACTCAAAAAT ATAACTCAAGCTCATTGGACGAACCTTCTACGACTGCTTCTAATTTGCCTGATTCGACTACGAATCCTCCTGCTGCATCACATACTCCCAAGCCTTCTCATGAACTTCGTCGCTCCGATAGGGTAAGAGCACCACCTACTCATCTCCatgattatcattgtttttctgtttttactactattcacgAACCTCACTCTTATCGTGAGGCTAGTGTTGACCCTCTTTGGCAAAAAGCTATGTCTGATGAACTAGATGCCCTTTCTAAAACCCATACATGGGacttggtggatttgcctcttgAGAAGTTTGCAGTGGGAT CATTACGCCGCCTGATCCAGGCTTGGTGCACCCAAAACGCCTCCCACGGCATCGACCGGATTCCGACGCCGAAGCCACCGCTTGACAAGTTTCAAGTCATCAAACTCATCAAACACCTTTCGAAACCTCAGCTCCAGCTGGAAACCGTCAGACAGTTGGAGCTCCTCGCAGCCGGGAGCGAAAGGAACAGGAATCCTATGGTGGAAGCCGGCGTGCCGAAAGCCATGTTGTTGTTTATTGCCACGTGTTTCAAGAACCAGCAAATAAACGGCGTTGAAGAAGCTCTCAGCGTGCTCAACTTTATCCCGGTTCCTTCGGGAGAACTAAAGCAAGATCTTTCGGAGAATGATTGTATTATCGATTCTCTAACGTGGGTTTTATGTTGTGAGATGGAAAATCATGCGGCAGTGAGATCCCATGCGATGATCGTGTTGAAAACAATCATCAAGCCCGGGAGCTCAAGCGCTGTATTAGAAACGTTGAAGCCAGAATTCTTTAAAGCGATTGTAGGAGTTTTGAGGAGTGGAAATATCACTCAAGAAGGAATTAATGCTGCTTTGCATGTGTTGTTAGAGGCATCTGCTTGGGGAAGAAATCGAATAATGATGTTGGAAGCTGGCGCAGCATTTGAGCTCATTGAACTTGAATTGGGGTTGCCAGAGAGGAGAACCACCGAGCTCATTTTAGGAATACTATTTCATCTATGTTGTTGCGCCGATGGGAGAGCTCAGTTTCTGAGCCACAGTGGAAGCATTGCGGTGTTGTCGAAGAGGATCTTGACGGTTTCAGCGGCGGCGGATGATCGGGCGGTTCTGATCCTTTCAATGATTTGTAAGTTCTCTGCAGGGACATATCCGGTGCTTCAGGAGATGTTGAGGGTTGGGGCTGTGGCAAAGCTTTGCTTGCTGCTCCAAATTGACTGTGCCGCATACTTGAAAGAGAAAGCAAGGGAAATCCTGAGATCTCATTCGAAGGAGTGGAAGCATTCTCCTTGCTTTGGTGTTAATCCTCGAGAGATCTATATCTAA